From Kitasatospora sp. MAP12-44:
CCTTCCAGCAGGCTCTGCAGGCGCTTGGGTGAGAACCGCGCCGAGGAGCCCATCCGGGCGCCGTTGGCGTTGACCACCGGCAGCCAGCAGCTGTCGGGCGCCCTCGTGAGCACGTCGTGGTGGGCGAAGGCGGCCAGAGCGGCGGGGGTCTCGCACTCCCCGTCGCCGATCACCGTCACCACGCGCAGTCCGGGCGAGGACGCGGCGATGCCCTGACCGACGCCCAGCGCCGGCCCCAGTTCACCGCCCACATAGGGCAGTTCGGGGATGCCCAGCAGTTCTGTGGGCTCGCCGCCGGGCTGGCCGTACCGGCGGTTGGCCTCGCGGATCGAAGCCGGTGCGGCCGAGCAGCGCAGCGCCTGCTGGGCGAACAGATAGCTGCCCGCATGTCCCGTGCCGACGATCAGCAGGAACTCCCCGCCCGAGGCCTGCGCGAGGTGACCGGCTGCCCAGGCGATGCCGGGGTTGCAACCCCAGTGTCCGGCGGCTCGCCGGCGCTGCGGCGCGCCCGGCGGCGGCCAGGCCAGCCCGGCGGCGTGGCTGAAGCCGAGCAGGCAGGCTGCCCGCCAGTAGTCCACGGCCGCACCGCTGCCCGGCGTCGTCACCGGCGGGCCACGATCAGATCGAAGTGCTCCACGGTCTCGAACCCGTCACCCGGGTTCAGCTCCAGCAGCCGGCGGGTCAGCTCCGCCCGGAACTCCCCCATTCGCTCGCCGAGTTGAACCGGCGAGGCATAGGAGGTGGAGAGCTGCTGCCCCACCACCTCGTCCACCGACAGCAGCCGGGTGGCGGTGAACCGGCTCGTCTCCAGCCTACGGAACGCGGAGTCGAGCAGGACCTCCTCGTGGCCGCGCTTCGGGTGGCTGTACGTGCCGCGTCCGGCCCGCCGCTGCGGCCCGAGGAACTCGGTGACCACCTCTCGGGTGACGTCGAGCCAGGCGCCTTCCACCGCACCGGACTTGGAGAAGATGCTGGCGGAACCGGAGACCAGTGCCACGCCGCCCTGCGGCTCGATCATCTCGTCCAGCGTCTTCAGCACAAGCTCGCGGTCCATCCAGTGGAACGAGGCCCCCATCGTGCACAGCCTCAGCTCGGGCAACCCCGCCGAGCGCACTGTCTCACCCCGGCCCAGGATCCAGCGCACGGTGCCGTATTCCCCGTCGGCCTGCGTGCGGACGCCCTCGGCGATCATGTCCGGATCG
This genomic window contains:
- a CDS encoding class I SAM-dependent methyltransferase, coding for MTHDRELFSGTAHYYARYRSPYPADLLDGLTAPFGLGAGTDVLDLGCGSGQLGLPLSRTGCTVWAVDPDPDMIAEGVRTQADGEYGTVRWILGRGETVRSAGLPELRLCTMGASFHWMDRELVLKTLDEMIEPQGGVALVSGSASIFSKSGAVEGAWLDVTREVVTEFLGPQRRAGRGTYSHPKRGHEEVLLDSAFRRLETSRFTATRLLSVDEVVGQQLSTSYASPVQLGERMGEFRAELTRRLLELNPGDGFETVEHFDLIVARR